The following nucleotide sequence is from Staphylococcus chromogenes.
GATGTCCGAGACAAATGCCGAAAAATGGAATTTTGCCGATGATACCTTTAATCATATCCACAGCAACTTGAACATCTGCTGGATCTCCAGGGCCGTTAGACAACATCACACCATCTGGAGACATTTTAATAATTTCTTCAGCTGTTGTGTCGTAAGGAACAACTGTGACCTCACAACCTCTTGCATTCAATTCGCGTACAATATTTTGCTTTTTCCCAAAGTCAACTAACACAACACGCAAATCAAATCCTGTAGAGACATATGGGGTTTTCGTAGACACTGTCGGAACTTCATTTCGTGGAAATTCGATTGTTTTCAAGTTTTGAATAGTCGTCTCAATCTCAGTTTCATTATCAACGAATGCGGCTTTTAAGACACCGTGTTCACGAATTTTTTTAGTAATACTTCGTGTATCTACACCACTAATACCTGGAATATCAAATTCTTTTAACACGTCATTCAAAGTTTTTTGTGCTCGAAAATTACTCGGCGCTTGACATGCTTCTTTCACCACAACCCCTTTTAATGTGGGGATTAATGATTCAAAATCGTCACGATTAATTCCGTAGTTTCCAATTAAAGGGTAAGTGAATGT
It contains:
- a CDS encoding carbamoyl phosphate synthase small subunit, with the protein product MFEKRYLVLEDGTYYTGFKLGADTLTQGEIVFNTAMTGYQETLSDSSYTGQIITFTYPLIGNYGINRDDFESLIPTLKGVVVKEACQAPSNFRAQKTLNDVLKEFDIPGISGVDTRSITKKIREHGVLKAAFVDNETEIETTIQNLKTIEFPRNEVPTVSTKTPYVSTGFDLRVVLVDFGKKQNIVRELNARGCEVTVVPYDTTAEEIIKMSPDGVMLSNGPGDPADVQVAVDMIKGIIGKIPFFGICLGHQLFALSQGATSFKMKFGHRGANHPVKDLSTGKIALTSQNHGYAIDADSLKETDLEVTHIALNDGTIEGLRHKFEPAFSVQYHPEACPGPTDSNYLFDQFIELMLEQKKKERVHHA